The following proteins are co-located in the Hyalangium minutum genome:
- a CDS encoding two-component regulator propeller domain-containing protein translates to MCRAIGSHRREPPSPLAPVRAWSRLLAAGLLGALIAAAPSAWALEPSKALNQFPQKVWQAENGLPQNTTLALAQTPEGYLWVGTYEGLARFDGVRFSVFDPMNTPALLDRAITALAVDQSGTLWINTNQGLAGMRAGTFFPMPLPTSITPREVYRLLAAQDGSLWIATLGSGLARLSTGTRVQVWKTEQGLAHNRVLALAEDARGGLWVASPLGLQRFDGRAFQPGPPLEDGATPLLSALTVDAQGVLWAGDEGGTVYQLRDGMMRPVLDASLQGSPISVLLTDRRGALWIASKGRGLVRLVNGERSFMSPTNGLERGSIFSMLEDIEGNLWLGMGANGLHRLKEASFTTYGTPEGLGHDMVSAVREARDGSLWFSTLGGGITQMKDGVTRTWTTHEGLADNFVFGSAEGRDGALWFVTRGGIVRFQDGAFSPPLEQEPSARLSMGYAILEDEHGTLWTGTREGLARWDGKHLALVAQGDKVLNGFIRVLKPRAAGGFWIGTHGGGLASYVEGRVTPLSTYGHPLTGDVRGILEDGGTLWVGTTNGLYRWKNGRFTRLDRDQGLFDDVVFAILPDGKGSLWMTCNKGIFRVSQQELEAVADGKLARVTSQAYGKEDGMRSQECNALGGPSGIRARDGRLWFPTIRGAVAYDPNRVDVSELEAPTLIEELWVDKRLVPPSQWSHLPPGEGRVDIVYTRVDLDAPERMRFRYRLEGVDKDWVEAGSGRTAYYTRLPPGDHRFIVEASSTENNVTTASAELLFHMEPRFFETKLFLVGCILGGGLLVAGGVWLRLRRSQERERKLQVRVDERTAELAMRLEQLETARERLAHAEKLAAMGTLAAGVGHEINNPLAYILSNLRFLTAELRDFTKREEELERWKEVEDALADALQGAERVRKIVHALRTLARVQVDPPKKLDLHATIDHALEVLDPALRQRARIVKEYGPPQAVLGDETRLSQVFFHLIANAIQAIPAKHPERNDIHLVTRRAEDGRAIIEVRDRGQGIAPEHLSRIFDPFFTTKEVGEGTGLGLSICHSTVEAMNGELQVESELDQGSTFRILLPPLQEAPPAVTATTL, encoded by the coding sequence ATGTGCCGCGCCATTGGAAGCCACCGCAGGGAGCCCCCCTCTCCCCTTGCCCCCGTCCGTGCCTGGAGCCGCCTGCTCGCGGCCGGCCTGCTCGGGGCGCTGATCGCGGCGGCTCCCAGCGCCTGGGCCCTGGAGCCCAGCAAGGCCCTCAACCAGTTCCCCCAGAAAGTCTGGCAGGCCGAGAACGGGCTCCCGCAGAACACCACCCTGGCGCTCGCGCAGACGCCCGAGGGCTACCTCTGGGTGGGCACCTACGAGGGGCTCGCGCGCTTCGATGGCGTGCGCTTCTCCGTCTTCGACCCCATGAACACCCCGGCGCTGCTGGACCGCGCCATCACCGCGCTCGCCGTGGACCAGAGCGGGACGCTGTGGATCAACACCAACCAGGGGCTGGCCGGCATGCGCGCGGGGACCTTCTTCCCCATGCCCTTGCCCACCAGCATCACCCCGCGCGAGGTGTACCGGCTGCTCGCGGCCCAGGACGGCAGCCTGTGGATCGCCACCCTCGGCAGCGGACTCGCGCGGCTGTCCACGGGCACCCGCGTCCAGGTCTGGAAGACCGAGCAGGGGCTCGCCCACAACCGGGTGCTGGCGCTCGCCGAGGACGCGCGCGGTGGCCTCTGGGTGGCCTCGCCCCTGGGCCTGCAGCGCTTTGACGGGCGGGCGTTCCAGCCGGGGCCTCCTCTCGAGGACGGCGCCACGCCGCTGCTGTCGGCGCTGACGGTGGACGCGCAGGGCGTCCTCTGGGCGGGAGACGAGGGCGGCACCGTGTACCAGCTCCGGGACGGGATGATGCGGCCCGTGCTCGATGCGAGCCTGCAGGGCAGCCCCATCTCCGTGCTGCTCACGGACCGGCGGGGCGCACTCTGGATCGCCAGCAAGGGCCGGGGCCTGGTGCGCCTGGTGAATGGCGAGCGCTCCTTCATGAGCCCCACCAACGGCCTGGAGCGCGGATCCATCTTCTCCATGCTGGAGGACATCGAGGGCAACCTCTGGCTGGGCATGGGCGCCAACGGGCTGCACCGCCTCAAGGAGGCGTCCTTCACCACGTACGGAACCCCCGAGGGGCTGGGGCACGACATGGTGAGCGCCGTGCGCGAGGCCCGGGACGGTAGCCTCTGGTTCAGCACCCTGGGCGGCGGCATCACCCAGATGAAGGACGGGGTGACGAGGACCTGGACGACGCACGAGGGGCTCGCCGACAACTTCGTCTTCGGCAGCGCCGAGGGCCGCGACGGCGCCCTCTGGTTCGTCACGCGCGGAGGCATCGTCCGCTTCCAGGACGGCGCCTTCTCTCCCCCGCTCGAGCAGGAGCCGTCCGCGCGGCTCTCCATGGGCTACGCCATCCTCGAGGACGAGCACGGAACCCTCTGGACCGGCACCCGCGAGGGGCTCGCCCGGTGGGATGGAAAGCACCTGGCGCTCGTCGCGCAGGGGGACAAGGTGCTCAACGGCTTCATCCGCGTGCTGAAGCCGCGGGCCGCGGGCGGGTTCTGGATCGGCACTCATGGCGGCGGGCTGGCGTCGTACGTCGAGGGCCGTGTCACCCCCCTGTCCACCTACGGCCATCCTCTCACCGGCGATGTCCGCGGCATCCTCGAGGACGGCGGGACGCTGTGGGTCGGCACCACCAACGGCCTCTACCGCTGGAAGAATGGACGCTTCACCCGCCTGGACCGCGACCAGGGCCTCTTCGATGACGTCGTCTTCGCGATCCTCCCCGATGGGAAGGGCTCCCTGTGGATGACGTGCAACAAGGGCATCTTCCGCGTCTCCCAGCAGGAGCTGGAGGCCGTCGCGGACGGGAAGCTCGCGCGCGTCACCTCCCAGGCCTATGGCAAGGAGGACGGGATGCGCTCCCAGGAGTGCAACGCCCTGGGAGGCCCCTCCGGCATCCGCGCTCGGGATGGGCGGCTGTGGTTCCCCACCATCCGGGGTGCTGTGGCGTACGATCCGAACAGGGTGGATGTCTCCGAGCTGGAGGCTCCCACGCTCATCGAGGAGCTCTGGGTGGACAAGCGCCTCGTGCCTCCGTCTCAGTGGAGCCACCTCCCCCCCGGCGAGGGCCGGGTGGACATCGTCTACACCCGCGTGGACCTGGACGCCCCGGAGCGGATGCGCTTCCGCTACCGGCTCGAGGGCGTGGACAAGGACTGGGTCGAGGCCGGCTCGGGGCGAACCGCCTACTACACGCGCTTGCCTCCGGGAGACCACCGGTTCATCGTCGAGGCGAGCTCCACCGAGAACAACGTCACCACCGCCAGTGCCGAGCTGCTGTTCCACATGGAGCCCCGCTTCTTCGAGACGAAGCTCTTCCTCGTGGGGTGCATCCTGGGCGGAGGGCTGCTCGTGGCGGGCGGCGTGTGGCTGCGCCTGCGCCGCTCGCAGGAGCGCGAGCGCAAGCTGCAGGTCCGCGTGGACGAACGCACCGCCGAGCTGGCCATGCGCCTGGAGCAGCTGGAGACGGCCCGCGAGCGGCTCGCCCACGCGGAGAAGCTGGCCGCCATGGGCACGCTCGCCGCAGGCGTGGGCCATGAAATCAACAACCCGCTGGCGTACATCCTCTCCAACCTGCGCTTCCTCACCGCCGAGCTGCGCGACTTCACCAAGCGCGAGGAGGAGCTGGAGCGCTGGAAGGAAGTCGAGGACGCGCTCGCCGACGCGCTCCAGGGCGCCGAGCGGGTGCGGAAGATCGTCCACGCGCTCCGGACGCTGGCCCGCGTGCAGGTGGACCCGCCCAAGAAGCTGGACCTGCACGCAACGATTGATCACGCGCTCGAGGTGCTGGACCCCGCGCTGCGCCAGCGCGCCCGCATCGTGAAGGAGTACGGCCCGCCGCAGGCCGTGCTGGGCGACGAGACGCGCCTGAGCCAGGTCTTCTTCCACCTCATCGCCAACGCCATCCAAGCCATCCCGGCGAAGCACCCCGAGCGCAACGACATCCACCTCGTCACCCGCAGGGCCGAGGACGGGCGCGCCATCATCGAGGTGCGGGACAGAGGCCAAGGCATCGCCCCCGAGCACCTCTCGCGCATCTTCGATCCCTTCTTCACCACCAAGGAGGTGGGAGAAGGCACGGGGCTCGGCCTCTCCATCTGCCACTCGACCGTCGAGGCCATGAACGGAGAGCTGCAGGTGGAGAGCGAGCTGGACCAGGGCTCCACGTTCCGGATCCTCCTGCCGCCCCTCCAGGAGGCCCCGCCCGCAGTCACGGCCACGACGCTCTGA
- a CDS encoding SH3 domain-containing protein, whose protein sequence is MNTPSRGNSLKWLLLVALAAGCGGSEPSVEVVELKGVDESVGTSESALTGCLAYNTTLQVTASSLNLRSGPSTSYSIVAAMPNGALIPTLDNPSCDSGGWYRVSYSGVTGWASGSYLVVYSAPSGTRDAAITRAASGTSGAVGGVGFSYWWGHGVWKAAQATGSCTGNCGACTHSGSYGADCSGFLAKVWQVPSTNTNVSVDSHPYGTVHFNVDSSQWYTIDRGAMQKADAMVYNLDGAGHTFVYESGDGWGSMVVHECKGCAYGCVKNSRTATTSYHGIRHF, encoded by the coding sequence ATGAACACTCCCTCGAGAGGCAATTCCCTGAAGTGGCTGCTCCTTGTGGCGCTGGCGGCGGGCTGTGGTGGCTCCGAGCCGTCGGTGGAGGTGGTGGAGCTGAAGGGAGTGGATGAGTCAGTAGGCACGAGCGAGAGCGCGCTGACGGGCTGTCTCGCCTACAACACCACGCTGCAGGTAACGGCCTCGAGCCTGAACCTGCGCAGCGGCCCGTCCACGAGCTACTCCATCGTCGCGGCGATGCCGAACGGTGCCCTCATCCCCACCCTGGACAACCCGAGCTGCGACAGCGGCGGCTGGTACCGGGTGTCCTATAGCGGCGTGACGGGCTGGGCCTCGGGCTCGTACCTGGTGGTGTACTCGGCGCCGTCGGGGACGCGCGACGCGGCCATCACCCGCGCGGCGAGCGGCACGTCGGGCGCCGTGGGCGGCGTGGGCTTCTCGTACTGGTGGGGCCACGGCGTGTGGAAGGCGGCCCAGGCGACGGGCTCGTGCACGGGCAACTGCGGCGCCTGCACGCACAGCGGCAGCTACGGCGCGGACTGCTCGGGCTTCTTGGCCAAGGTGTGGCAGGTGCCGAGCACCAACACCAACGTCTCCGTGGACTCGCACCCCTACGGCACCGTCCACTTCAACGTGGACTCCAGCCAGTGGTACACGATTGACCGGGGCGCCATGCAGAAGGCGGACGCGATGGTCTACAACCTCGACGGCGCGGGCCACACCTTCGTCTACGAGTCCGGTGACGGCTGGGGCAGCATGGTCGTCCACGAGTGCAAGGGCTGCGCATACGGCTGCGTGAAGAACTCGCGCACCGCGACCACCTCGTATCACGGCATCCGCCACTTCTAA
- a CDS encoding TAXI family TRAP transporter solute-binding subunit — translation MKTDKLKEQFRRTLRRDLWLALAPAILVVGVVFAVTFFFVKPAPPKKVVLAMATDEGGFRYFARKYQEALAKHGITLELRPTQGSVTSVGLLADENSGVDVAFVQSGTAGGEKAENIVSLGSLSYIPLWVFYRGEPLEDVRGLQGKRIAVGAEESGTRDLAVKLLAANGVDKAPTELLPFTREEAVEKLKQGQIDAVFLVSPAESPILKKLAAEPGVQLLSFARADAYSRRFTWLSKLVLPRGVFDLAADIPRHDVLLLAPTANLVAKDSLHPALAYLLMRTASELHGSAGMLDRSGEFPAPLEAGFPLSSEAKRYYTAGVPFLQRYLPFWAANLVDRLWVMLVPIIAVVVPLGRAVPAFFLWRVRSRIHKWYASLKEIELQLEESPGKEMLEDMLKRLEEAERAVNRIPVPLAYAENLYFFREHIDVVRRRLLRQLSEATGGKVVQLPEAS, via the coding sequence ATGAAGACGGACAAGCTCAAGGAGCAGTTCCGGCGCACGCTGCGCAGAGACCTGTGGCTCGCGCTGGCGCCGGCCATCCTCGTGGTGGGCGTCGTGTTCGCCGTCACCTTCTTCTTCGTGAAGCCCGCGCCGCCGAAGAAGGTCGTCCTGGCCATGGCCACGGACGAGGGCGGCTTCCGGTACTTCGCGCGCAAGTACCAGGAGGCGCTCGCCAAGCATGGCATCACGCTCGAGCTGCGCCCCACGCAGGGCTCGGTCACCAGCGTGGGGTTGCTGGCGGATGAGAACTCCGGGGTAGACGTGGCGTTCGTGCAGAGCGGCACGGCGGGCGGAGAGAAGGCGGAGAACATCGTCTCGCTGGGCAGCCTCTCGTACATCCCGCTGTGGGTGTTCTACCGGGGCGAGCCCTTGGAGGACGTGCGAGGGCTGCAGGGCAAGCGCATCGCGGTGGGGGCCGAGGAGAGCGGCACGCGGGACCTCGCGGTGAAGCTGCTGGCGGCCAACGGCGTGGACAAGGCGCCGACGGAGCTGCTGCCCTTCACGCGCGAAGAGGCCGTGGAGAAGCTCAAGCAGGGGCAGATTGACGCGGTGTTCCTCGTCTCGCCCGCGGAGTCGCCGATCCTCAAGAAGCTCGCCGCGGAGCCGGGGGTGCAGCTCTTGAGCTTCGCACGCGCGGATGCGTACTCCCGCCGGTTCACGTGGCTGTCGAAGCTGGTGCTGCCCCGAGGCGTGTTCGACCTGGCGGCGGACATTCCGCGGCATGACGTGCTGCTGCTGGCGCCCACGGCGAACCTGGTGGCGAAGGACTCGTTGCACCCGGCGCTCGCGTACCTGCTGATGCGCACCGCGAGCGAGCTGCACGGCAGCGCGGGCATGCTGGACCGCAGCGGCGAGTTCCCAGCGCCGCTGGAGGCCGGCTTCCCGCTGAGCAGCGAGGCCAAGCGCTACTACACGGCCGGCGTCCCGTTCCTGCAGCGCTACCTGCCCTTCTGGGCGGCGAACCTGGTGGACCGGCTCTGGGTGATGCTGGTGCCCATTATCGCGGTGGTGGTGCCGCTGGGGCGCGCGGTGCCGGCGTTCTTCCTGTGGCGGGTCCGCTCGCGCATCCACAAGTGGTACGCGAGCCTGAAGGAAATCGAGCTCCAGCTCGAGGAGAGCCCGGGGAAGGAGATGCTCGAGGACATGCTGAAGCGGCTCGAGGAGGCCGAGCGCGCGGTGAACCGCATCCCCGTGCCGCTGGCGTACGCCGAGAACCTCTACTTCTTCCGCGAGCACATCGACGTGGTCCGCCGCCGGCTGCTGCGGCAGCTCTCGGAGGCCACGGGGGGCAAGGTGGTACAGCTGCCCGAGGCGAGCTGA
- a CDS encoding MDR family MFS transporter yields MAALEMTVVSTAMPTVVSDLGGIEHYAWVFTAYMLASTITVPIFGKLADLYGRKPILLFGIGLFLVGSVASGLSPTMEWLIAFRTLQGLGAGAMQPITLTVVGDIYNLQERARVQGVFSGVWGLSGLLGPLAGGFIVQWLSWHWIFYINVPVGLATVVLIIIFFHEDIQKQPHTLDIAGAVLLAVGVVALLLGAQTTGSRWLPLGVAAVVLTGFVLVERRVKEPVIPPSIFAIRSIVIASVASALFSAAMFGATTYVPLFVQGVLGGTATEAGGMITPMLVGWPVCSLIAGRLLVKVGFRPLIVGGLGLAGFATVAMALLLKPGVPLVLPGLAMGLFGMGLGFAATALLIAVQTSVGWEMRGVATASNMFFRTVGGAVGVGAMGGVLVARLTANPEVPVSAANALLGPEHGRGLSAEVLQQLSGFLTEGLATNFWIIAAAAVLAFGFSFFFPRVKPSGAPAPSEAAMH; encoded by the coding sequence ATGGCGGCCCTGGAGATGACGGTTGTCTCCACCGCCATGCCCACCGTCGTGAGTGACTTGGGCGGCATCGAGCACTACGCGTGGGTCTTCACCGCGTACATGCTGGCCTCGACGATTACCGTCCCCATCTTCGGGAAGCTGGCGGACCTGTATGGGCGCAAGCCCATCCTGCTGTTCGGCATCGGGTTGTTCCTGGTGGGCTCGGTGGCGAGCGGCCTGTCGCCTACGATGGAGTGGCTCATCGCCTTCCGCACGCTGCAGGGGCTGGGGGCCGGTGCCATGCAGCCCATCACGCTGACGGTGGTGGGGGACATCTACAACCTGCAGGAGCGCGCCCGGGTGCAGGGGGTGTTCAGCGGGGTGTGGGGCCTGTCCGGGCTCTTGGGGCCGCTGGCGGGAGGCTTCATCGTCCAGTGGCTGTCGTGGCACTGGATCTTCTACATCAACGTGCCGGTGGGACTGGCCACGGTGGTGCTGATCATCATCTTCTTCCACGAGGACATCCAGAAGCAGCCGCACACGCTCGATATCGCGGGCGCGGTGCTGCTGGCGGTGGGGGTGGTGGCGCTGCTGTTGGGCGCGCAGACCACCGGGAGCCGGTGGTTGCCGCTGGGGGTGGCGGCGGTGGTGCTGACGGGCTTCGTGCTCGTGGAGCGGCGGGTGAAGGAGCCGGTCATTCCTCCGAGCATCTTCGCGATCCGGTCCATCGTGATTGCCTCGGTGGCCTCGGCGCTGTTCTCGGCGGCGATGTTCGGGGCCACCACGTATGTGCCCCTCTTCGTGCAGGGGGTGCTGGGCGGCACGGCCACGGAGGCGGGCGGGATGATCACCCCCATGCTGGTGGGGTGGCCGGTGTGCTCGCTGATCGCCGGGCGGCTGCTGGTGAAGGTGGGCTTCCGGCCGCTCATCGTGGGAGGCCTGGGGCTGGCGGGGTTCGCCACGGTGGCCATGGCGCTGCTGCTCAAGCCGGGCGTGCCCCTGGTGCTGCCGGGGTTGGCGATGGGCTTGTTCGGGATGGGCCTGGGGTTCGCGGCCACAGCGCTGCTGATTGCTGTGCAGACGAGCGTGGGCTGGGAGATGCGGGGCGTGGCCACCGCGAGCAACATGTTCTTCCGCACCGTGGGCGGCGCGGTGGGCGTGGGGGCGATGGGTGGGGTGCTGGTGGCGCGGCTGACGGCGAACCCGGAGGTTCCGGTGAGCGCGGCCAATGCGCTGCTCGGGCCCGAGCATGGGCGCGGGCTGAGCGCGGAGGTACTGCAGCAGCTCAGCGGGTTTCTGACCGAGGGGCTCGCGACGAACTTCTGGATCATCGCCGCCGCGGCGGTGTTGGCCTTCGGGTTCAGCTTCTTCTTCCCTCGTGTGAAGCCGAGCGGCGCGCCCGCCCCGAGCGAAGCGGCGATGCACTGA
- a CDS encoding RNA polymerase sigma factor, with translation MTEPQAPAGSQPKKTTSVWQSLLVFPALGSLGLGVVLPLWLLAVTLSTFASLAWLENSIRRLSAQSQEVMAMAGLVSAVLVLGGLGAATWGRVQETFHPPGSPEARGGSKGWLLRHPWWTLGLGLFVAHVLLWRNPSQHPLAAASVLLSESSWFFLTTTWLAWRLAWGSLRLGWRLSRASPFLAGLVVAAGLFTAVGWTVFLNVAEGLSRALPELVDALNFPRRGGGWSPSSLGGSFSSSLPEPVAPALFEREQHGTLLLTPTRLGNLGEENVSFSEAIERAAASGVERDFSNCVQGLGSQLRKEATSIAGRYVNSFEAQDVVQDVLLRVCLRGRAPASAPGYFIRSVQNRALEWRRRSAYHCSFTEAPEQHCDVQTDEEYLQQEQYRALTKAMCSLSEDDKKVLRLRYYEGEEYADIAQQLGMSQDSARQRVSRAVKRLRDAFQTTCL, from the coding sequence ATGACGGAACCACAAGCACCCGCGGGCTCTCAGCCGAAGAAGACGACCTCAGTCTGGCAGTCGCTCCTGGTTTTCCCAGCCCTGGGTTCTCTGGGCCTCGGCGTCGTGCTGCCCTTGTGGCTCCTGGCCGTCACCCTGTCCACGTTCGCGTCCCTGGCCTGGCTCGAGAACTCCATCAGGCGGCTCTCCGCCCAGAGCCAGGAGGTGATGGCCATGGCCGGCCTCGTGTCCGCGGTGCTCGTGCTCGGAGGGCTCGGGGCCGCGACGTGGGGGCGCGTCCAGGAGACCTTCCACCCGCCGGGCTCCCCCGAGGCACGCGGCGGCTCCAAGGGATGGCTGCTGCGCCACCCCTGGTGGACGCTGGGCCTCGGGCTGTTCGTCGCGCACGTGCTGCTGTGGAGGAACCCCAGCCAACATCCCCTGGCGGCGGCCTCCGTCCTGCTGTCGGAGAGCTCCTGGTTCTTCCTCACCACCACGTGGCTGGCATGGCGGCTCGCGTGGGGCAGCCTCCGGCTCGGCTGGCGGCTGTCCCGGGCCAGTCCCTTCCTGGCAGGCCTCGTGGTGGCCGCAGGCCTCTTCACCGCGGTGGGATGGACCGTCTTCCTCAACGTCGCCGAGGGGCTGTCCCGGGCTTTGCCCGAGCTGGTTGATGCCCTGAACTTTCCGCGCCGGGGGGGTGGCTGGAGTCCTTCGAGCCTGGGGGGCAGCTTCTCCTCAAGCCTGCCGGAGCCCGTGGCACCCGCCCTCTTCGAGCGGGAACAGCATGGCACGCTCCTGCTCACTCCCACCCGCCTCGGCAACCTGGGAGAGGAGAACGTCAGCTTCTCTGAAGCCATCGAACGGGCGGCGGCCTCCGGAGTCGAGCGCGACTTCTCGAACTGTGTCCAGGGCCTGGGCTCCCAGCTCCGCAAGGAAGCCACGTCGATCGCGGGCAGGTACGTGAACTCCTTCGAGGCCCAGGACGTGGTGCAAGACGTCCTCCTGCGCGTCTGCCTGCGTGGCCGCGCTCCGGCCTCCGCCCCTGGCTACTTCATCCGTTCCGTGCAGAACCGGGCCCTCGAATGGCGGCGGCGCTCCGCGTACCACTGCTCCTTCACGGAGGCCCCGGAGCAGCACTGCGACGTGCAAACGGACGAGGAGTACCTTCAGCAGGAGCAATACCGGGCCCTCACCAAGGCCATGTGCTCCCTCTCTGAGGACGATAAAAAGGTGCTGCGCCTGCGCTACTACGAGGGTGAGGAGTACGCCGACATCGCCCAGCAACTGGGCATGAGCCAGGACAGCGCGCGGCAGCGGGTGTCGCGGGCCGTCAAACGGCTCCGGGACGCCTTCCAGACCACCTGCCTCTGA
- a CDS encoding viperin family antiviral radical SAM protein: protein MNLEPGDAPLPLSPTSEASSDRPVEGGPLPPSVNYHLWQPCNMRCRFCFATFEDVRGQLPAGHLPREQSVQLVRLLARSFQKITFAGGEPLLCPWLPELVRAAHEEGAVTMLVTNGSRLRPEQLEQLAGHLDWAALSVDSTSEETHLKLGRAVLGRKALSLADYEAVAARLRAAGVRVKLNTVVTSLNAGEDLTPLVRRLKPERWKVLRVLPVEGQNDGKVEPLLCTDADFLSFVARHQHLEAEGVAIAAEDNEDMRGSYAMVDPAGRFFENTRGFHHYSDPLLAAGLRAAWAQVRFSMERFENRGGRYDFGGGR from the coding sequence ATGAACCTGGAGCCTGGTGACGCCCCTCTCCCACTCTCGCCCACCTCCGAAGCGAGCTCGGACAGGCCTGTCGAGGGAGGGCCGCTGCCCCCCTCGGTGAACTACCACCTGTGGCAGCCGTGCAACATGCGCTGCCGCTTCTGCTTCGCCACCTTCGAAGACGTGCGCGGCCAACTGCCCGCGGGGCACCTGCCGCGTGAGCAGTCCGTGCAACTGGTGCGGCTCCTGGCGCGGAGCTTCCAGAAGATCACCTTCGCGGGAGGCGAGCCGCTGCTGTGCCCCTGGCTCCCCGAGCTGGTGCGGGCGGCGCATGAGGAGGGCGCCGTCACCATGCTCGTCACCAATGGGAGCCGGCTGCGCCCCGAGCAGCTGGAGCAGCTCGCGGGCCACCTGGACTGGGCGGCGCTGAGCGTGGACAGCACCTCGGAGGAGACGCACCTGAAGCTGGGGCGGGCGGTGTTGGGCCGCAAGGCGCTGTCGCTGGCGGATTACGAGGCGGTGGCGGCGCGGCTCCGGGCGGCGGGAGTCCGGGTGAAGTTGAACACCGTCGTCACCTCGCTCAACGCGGGGGAGGACCTGACGCCGCTGGTGCGCCGGCTGAAGCCCGAGCGCTGGAAGGTGCTGAGGGTGCTCCCGGTGGAGGGGCAGAACGACGGGAAGGTGGAGCCGCTGCTGTGCACGGACGCGGACTTCCTGTCCTTCGTGGCGCGCCACCAGCACCTGGAGGCGGAGGGGGTGGCCATCGCGGCCGAGGACAACGAGGACATGCGCGGCAGCTACGCCATGGTGGATCCGGCGGGCCGCTTCTTCGAGAACACCCGAGGCTTCCACCACTACAGCGATCCGCTCCTCGCGGCGGGGCTGCGGGCGGCCTGGGCGCAGGTGCGCTTCTCGATGGAGCGCTTCGAGAACCGCGGGGGCCGCTACGACTTCGGAGGTGGGCGATGA
- a CDS encoding prepilin-type N-terminal cleavage/methylation domain-containing protein: MTLPVRRHGFTYIEVLLAMSMAAVLGAIGLPRFFEAQKHAKRSEAITHLKQLHAGLSAQTLMPTSIHVPGFELERGNYYSYHLSDPCTSFEDRSGEYAVANDTDTCIGVDTYDHPTLPPLFQPAPIAAWSWGGDAMSNGMGGFPGIFGTNENWDYLAFAAGNLDKDLNDIPDTWAVGSADGTVFGWCYPSTWNLQVSAGEPFLVNNDIDKKCN; encoded by the coding sequence ATGACACTGCCTGTCCGCCGCCACGGCTTCACCTACATCGAAGTGCTCCTCGCCATGTCCATGGCCGCCGTCCTCGGAGCCATTGGCCTGCCGAGGTTCTTCGAGGCCCAGAAGCACGCGAAGCGGTCCGAAGCGATCACCCACCTCAAGCAGCTCCATGCGGGCCTGAGCGCTCAGACCCTCATGCCCACGTCCATCCATGTCCCAGGCTTCGAGCTGGAGCGTGGCAACTACTACAGCTACCACCTCTCGGATCCCTGCACCTCCTTTGAGGACCGCAGCGGCGAGTATGCCGTCGCGAACGACACCGATACCTGCATTGGCGTGGACACGTACGACCACCCCACGCTCCCGCCCCTCTTCCAGCCGGCTCCGATTGCCGCCTGGTCCTGGGGCGGGGACGCCATGTCGAATGGCATGGGAGGGTTTCCGGGGATCTTCGGCACGAATGAGAACTGGGACTACCTGGCCTTTGCTGCCGGCAATCTGGACAAAGACCTGAATGACATCCCGGACACTTGGGCTGTGGGCTCCGCGGATGGGACGGTTTTCGGCTGGTGCTACCCCAGCACGTGGAACCTGCAGGTCTCCGCGGGCGAGCCCTTCCTGGTGAACAACGACATCGACAAGAAGTGCAATTGA